The following proteins come from a genomic window of bacterium:
- a CDS encoding nickel-dependent hydrogenase large subunit — protein MKRTVIPLGPFHPLLEEAEFFKLYVEGETVVDVDVRIGYMHRGIEKLSTLKTYDQSTFIVERICGICSTSHPIAYVLAVEDLGGFTVPDRAHYIRTIICELERIHSHLLWVGLAGHFIGYDTVFMWAWKYREPILDICEKLTGNRNHYAMMKPGGVRRDLNSDDFAWVQREMDKIIGEMEMLVGAVLDDPVLHARTKGIGVLTKEDAIAYGTVGPTVRASGIPDDIRTDDPYAAYDRIDWKVITWESGDVFGKAAVRLLEIIEAAKIIKQCLDAMPEGPIDAHIKSVPAGEGIGHAEAPRGEVFHYVRGDGGNSPIRHKIRAPSYVNIPSFKATCVGHTIADVALITAAVDPCYCCTERMAVLERGSDNIVMSGRELTECSRAATDRLKKDYGSPTPVELAVKKLLMKEKA, from the coding sequence ATGAAGCGAACCGTCATACCCCTCGGCCCGTTCCACCCGCTCCTCGAGGAAGCGGAATTCTTCAAGCTCTACGTTGAGGGCGAGACAGTTGTGGATGTGGACGTCCGTATCGGCTACATGCACCGGGGGATTGAAAAGCTGAGCACGCTGAAAACCTATGACCAGTCGACGTTTATCGTCGAACGCATCTGCGGGATATGCTCGACATCGCATCCCATCGCGTATGTGCTGGCGGTCGAGGACCTCGGCGGATTCACCGTTCCCGATCGTGCGCACTATATCCGCACCATCATCTGCGAGCTCGAACGCATTCACAGCCACCTCCTCTGGGTCGGTCTTGCGGGACATTTTATCGGGTATGATACGGTATTCATGTGGGCGTGGAAATACCGTGAGCCGATCCTCGATATCTGTGAAAAGCTCACCGGGAACCGTAACCACTACGCCATGATGAAACCGGGTGGTGTCCGCCGCGACCTCAACAGCGATGACTTCGCCTGGGTGCAGCGCGAAATGGATAAAATTATCGGGGAGATGGAGATGCTTGTCGGAGCTGTCCTCGACGATCCGGTTCTCCATGCGCGGACGAAAGGAATCGGCGTTCTTACGAAAGAAGATGCCATCGCATACGGAACTGTGGGACCGACTGTCCGCGCTTCCGGCATTCCCGATGACATCAGGACTGACGATCCTTATGCGGCGTATGACCGTATCGACTGGAAGGTCATCACATGGGAAAGCGGCGATGTCTTCGGGAAAGCGGCTGTCCGGCTTCTCGAGATTATCGAAGCGGCGAAGATTATCAAGCAGTGCCTCGATGCCATGCCCGAAGGCCCCATCGATGCTCACATAAAATCGGTTCCCGCCGGAGAAGGCATCGGGCACGCCGAAGCGCCGCGCGGAGAGGTATTCCACTATGTTCGCGGTGACGGCGGCAATTCACCGATACGGCACAAAATCCGTGCGCCGAGCTATGTCAACATACCGTCGTTCAAGGCGACCTGTGTCGGGCACACCATTGCCGATGTGGCTCTCATCACCGCCGCTGTCGATCCCTGCTACTGTTGTACCGAGCGCATGGCGGTTCTGGAGCGCGGCTCGGATAACATCGTCATGTCGGGCCGTGAGCTGACCGAGTGTTCCCGGGCTGCGACCGACCGTCTGAAAAAAGATTACGGTTCCCCGACGCCGGTCGAGCTGGCAGTCAAAAAACTCCTCATGAAAGAGAAGGCATGA
- a CDS encoding NADH:ubiquinone oxidoreductase — translation MSLTMWGLKKSPWVYHVALSPCNNCDIEILDVLTPRFDVERFGIKLVGSPRHADALLVSGSINRHVLPRFRELYRQTAKPCVVFGIGSCALSMTMFRDSYNCVGPLDEVVREIDPNAIIAYVPGCPPKPEAIILGVVKALKSL, via the coding sequence ATGAGTCTGACCATGTGGGGTCTGAAAAAATCGCCGTGGGTGTACCATGTTGCCCTGTCGCCCTGTAACAACTGCGATATAGAAATACTCGATGTTCTGACCCCTCGTTTCGATGTGGAGCGTTTCGGCATCAAGCTCGTGGGCAGCCCACGACACGCCGATGCGCTTCTCGTGAGCGGCTCGATCAACCGTCATGTCCTCCCGCGGTTCAGGGAGCTGTACCGGCAGACGGCGAAACCATGTGTAGTGTTCGGGATAGGCTCGTGCGCGCTTTCGATGACCATGTTCCGGGACAGTTATAACTGTGTGGGACCGCTTGACGAGGTTGTTCGCGAAATCGACCCGAATGCGATCATAGCCTATGTTCCCGGCTGTCCGCCCAAGCCCGAGGCGATTATTCTTGGTGTTGTGAAGGCGCTCAAGAGCCTGTAG
- a CDS encoding NADH-quinone oxidoreductase subunit C has product MTTEKTALSAIRKKFGDTLVDIHERNDRRVYITVNSIDLPAVCRFMYENLGGRLATASGVDMRSGIEILYHFMYPQEHRMITVRTKVKKPSPEIGSIGMFLPAAIWIEREIYDLLGVVFTNHPDPRRLVLADDWPDGVHPLRRDFKEFD; this is encoded by the coding sequence ATGACGACTGAAAAAACTGCGCTGTCAGCGATACGGAAGAAATTCGGCGATACCCTCGTCGATATCCATGAGCGGAACGACCGCAGAGTATATATAACTGTCAATTCTATCGACCTTCCGGCGGTCTGCCGTTTCATGTATGAGAATCTTGGAGGACGGCTGGCTACCGCATCGGGAGTTGACATGAGGAGCGGCATCGAGATTCTCTATCATTTCATGTACCCGCAGGAACACCGGATGATCACTGTGCGAACGAAGGTAAAAAAACCATCACCCGAAATCGGGTCCATAGGCATGTTCCTGCCGGCAGCCATCTGGATTGAGCGCGAGATATACGATCTTTTAGGCGTGGTATTCACAAACCATCCCGATCCGAGACGGCTCGTTCTTGCCGATGACTGGCCGGATGGCGTTCACCCGTTACGGCGTGATTTCAAGGAGTTTGACTGA
- a CDS encoding DUF4040 domain-containing protein: MILLYGLLAFMIIGAIIAIETKDLLSSVISVGAMGLALSIIFLILGAPDLAIVQVVVEVVALIMLLRLVVEREDVTIAHRYRYGEVFSTAVGLVFFGIFIVFASLAYRGMPEFGNPVFRVSEMYIRDGFSVSRAANLVTAILLDFRAYDTLGEATVIFVSIVGALVILRKKGRISDERDDTDR, encoded by the coding sequence ATGATCCTCTTGTACGGTCTGCTAGCATTCATGATTATCGGCGCCATAATCGCCATCGAGACGAAAGACCTCCTTTCGAGCGTAATCTCGGTCGGCGCCATGGGGCTTGCCCTTTCGATCATTTTCCTGATACTCGGCGCGCCCGACCTGGCGATTGTTCAGGTGGTTGTCGAGGTGGTTGCGCTCATCATGCTCCTCCGTCTCGTTGTCGAACGCGAGGATGTCACCATTGCCCACCGCTACCGTTACGGCGAGGTGTTCTCGACAGCGGTGGGGCTGGTATTTTTCGGCATATTCATCGTGTTTGCATCGCTGGCATACCGTGGAATGCCGGAATTTGGCAACCCCGTTTTCAGGGTATCGGAAATGTATATCCGTGACGGATTTTCCGTTTCGCGGGCGGCGAATCTGGTGACCGCGATTCTCTTGGATTTCAGGGCGTATGATACACTCGGCGAGGCGACGGTGATTTTCGTCTCCATTGTCGGGGCGCTCGTTATCCTCAGAAAGAAAGGCAGAATAAGCGATGAACGGGATGACACTGATCGTTAA
- a CDS encoding NADH-quinone oxidoreductase subunit H, whose amino-acid sequence MIITGVIHIVAFLVIVAFVLVLGLATSWIDRKVTARIQARVGPPWFQPVADILKLLGKETLVPDGPGRTVFLAAPLFGLAGAALAAGLLGYALMNPDGDFIGDIVVLVYLLVIPAVAVIIGASASGNPIAAVGASREMKLVLGYELPYLIVIATVIYKSGFDFRLGGIIANQIEGGWYLRSVSGVIGFLVLLFSTQAKLGLVPFDVPEAEQEIMGGTITEYSGPPLAIIRITRTLLLAIMPLFMITLLMGGIQLGGVSVLWGILKYVVIIVLVVLIRNTNPRVRIDQAVKFFWGPVTVLAVSGLVLAIYGL is encoded by the coding sequence GGGTAATTCATATTGTGGCGTTTCTCGTGATTGTCGCATTTGTTCTCGTTCTGGGGCTTGCGACAAGCTGGATAGACCGAAAGGTAACCGCACGGATTCAGGCGCGTGTGGGGCCGCCGTGGTTTCAGCCGGTTGCGGATATTCTCAAGCTGCTCGGTAAGGAAACGCTCGTTCCCGATGGTCCCGGCAGAACCGTATTTCTTGCAGCTCCGCTGTTCGGTCTCGCGGGGGCCGCTCTTGCCGCAGGGCTTTTGGGATATGCATTAATGAATCCGGATGGCGATTTTATTGGCGATATCGTGGTGCTCGTATATTTGCTCGTGATACCCGCAGTTGCGGTTATCATCGGCGCAAGCGCATCCGGGAATCCCATTGCCGCTGTAGGCGCATCACGGGAGATGAAACTCGTGCTCGGATATGAGCTTCCATATCTTATTGTAATAGCGACAGTTATCTATAAATCCGGATTTGATTTCCGGCTCGGCGGCATCATTGCCAACCAGATAGAAGGCGGATGGTATCTCCGGAGCGTTTCGGGTGTAATCGGTTTTCTTGTGCTTCTATTCTCAACGCAGGCGAAGCTCGGGCTTGTCCCATTCGATGTTCCCGAAGCGGAGCAGGAAATCATGGGGGGAACCATTACCGAGTACTCGGGCCCGCCCCTTGCGATAATCAGGATTACCCGCACCCTCCTTCTGGCGATCATGCCGCTTTTCATGATAACCCTGCTCATGGGTGGCATACAGTTAGGTGGAGTGTCCGTTCTGTGGGGCATACTGAAGTATGTAGTGATCATTGTGCTGGTTGTCCTGATCAGAAACACGAATCCACGAGTACGAATCGATCAGGCGGTGAAGTTCTTCTGGGGACCTGTGACCGTGCTTGCGGTCAGCGGCCTTGTGCTGGCCATATACGGATTGTAA